Proteins found in one Planococcus citri chromosome 2, ihPlaCitr1.1, whole genome shotgun sequence genomic segment:
- the LOC135837433 gene encoding PC4 and SFRS1-interacting protein-like produces the protein MATIFHSGQKVFAKVRGYPPWPAKVLDCIDDTAGRQKYRVYFYGTRETATCKLEELYDYVEYRNKYGKPIKKKSFTEAIREIEAELEPSKRKDSVQANEPTSTTAPVAAPVAAAPDATVTPAAAAVPGDKDSDDEGNLVIDESPSQKAIKTKADPKQLKRKLSSGSIEVPAENSPVELTSRSGRKIKPKKFLDEPGEVFNTPTQSKPTRKSARETTNDKKAAADSSTADTPNSTTKVELRWEDTQNLKSLLNKTDNSDLPQKIKKDFKKSLKKRVEETKQASAEVYADNENLELIKIEVQLLDADCRIKSSLNLVSANCDECLQAMDEILDLKLNALMLKKHPEVVDTVKKLKKYVGNLSEWKLTREQEEAFIRGAEKIRAKAEHIYNKFQSLFTIPNGRNFFEVYSDEVAKFQEKTNNLPVNQLYRLVKEPIE, from the coding sequence ATGGCTACGATTTTCCACTCTGGTCAAAAAGTATTCGCCAAGGTGCGCGGTTACCCGCCTTGGCCAGCCAAGGTGTTAGACTGTATCGACGACACGGCCGGTAGGCAAAAATACCGCGTTTATTTCTACGGTACCAGAGAAACGGCCACCTGTAAGCTAGAAGAACTCTACGACTACGTCGAATACCGAAATAAATACGGTAAACCGATTAAAAAGAAATCCTTTACCGAAGCTATACGTGAAATCGAAGCCGAACTCGAACCATCTAAACGTAAAGATAGCGTGCAAGCCAACGAACCTACATCTACCACGGCCCCTGTGGCTGCCCCCGTCGCCGCTGCTCCAGACGCCACCGTTACCCCAGCTGCCGCGGCCGTGCCGGGCGACAAAGACAGCGACGACGAAGGTAACCTGGTCATCGACGAATCTCCATCTCAAAAAGCTATTAAAACCAAAGCCGATCCTAAACAACTGAAACGTAAACTTAGCTCGGGCAGTATCGAAGTACCCGCCGAAAATTCGCCGGTCGAATTAACCTCGCGGTCGGGACGTAAAATTAAACCTAAAAAATTTCTAGACGAACCGGGCGAAGTATTCAATACGCCTACTCAAAGTAAACCTACGCGGAAAAGCGCCCGCGAAACGACCAATGATAAAAAAGCAGCCGCCGATTCTTCGACCGCCGATACGCCCAACAGCACCACCAAAGTCGAACTACGTTGGGAAGATACGCAGAATTTGAAGAGCTTGCTGAATAAAACGGATAACTCGGATTTACCTCAAAAgataaaaaaagatttcaagaaATCGCTCAAGAAACGAGTCGAAGAAACCAAACAGGCTAGCGCCGAAGTATATGCGGATAACGAGAACCTAGAGCTTATTAAAATCGAGGTTCAACTGCTGGACGCGGATTGTCGTATCAAATCGAGCTTGAATTTGGTCAGCGCTAATTGCGACGAATGTTTGCAAGCGATGGACGAAATActagatttaaaattgaacgCGTTGATGTTGAAGAAGCATCCGGAAGTCGTCGACACGgtgaaaaagctgaaaaaatacgTCGGCAATTTATCCGAATGGAAGTTGACTCGCGAGCAAGAAGAAGCCTTCATCAGAGGCGCCGAAAAAATACGCGCCAAAGCGGAACACATCTATAACAAGTTCCAGAGTCTTTTTACCATACCCAACGGAAGAAATTTCTTCGAAGTGTATTCCGACGAAGTTGCGAAATTCCAAGAGAAAACGAATAACTTGCCCGTTAACCAACTGTATAGATTGGTCAAAGAACcgatcgagtaa